A region from the Geobacter benzoatilyticus genome encodes:
- a CDS encoding HEPN domain-containing protein: MDPTVKNWIATSNYDLRTAEAMLKAGRYLYVVFMCHLSLEKMFKAVLAASFPDSIPPKIHSLASLYKRAGLVMPEQFMDFVEQLDNVSIVTRYPEDLRSLSREFNQAKAGEVLRETRKLLKWLKQSISEKS; encoded by the coding sequence ATGGACCCAACCGTAAAAAACTGGATAGCCACATCGAACTACGATTTGCGCACTGCCGAGGCCATGCTTAAGGCGGGACGGTATTTGTATGTGGTATTCATGTGCCATCTGTCTCTCGAAAAAATGTTTAAGGCAGTCCTGGCAGCTTCTTTTCCCGATTCCATTCCTCCCAAAATTCATAGCCTTGCCAGCCTGTACAAGAGAGCCGGACTGGTTATGCCTGAGCAATTCATGGATTTTGTCGAACAACTCGACAATGTAAGCATCGTCACCAGGTATCCGGAAGACCTCAGATCACTTTCCAGGGAGTTCAACCAGGCAAAAGCCGGGGAAGTGCTCCGAGAGACGAGAAAGTTACTGAAATGGCTCAAGCAATCGATATCAGAGAAATCGTAG
- a CDS encoding nucleotidyltransferase domain-containing protein translates to MAQAIDIREIVEHYLQNLAALGVPVQKAFIFGSQASGRADEDSDIDLAVISPYFERMGLWDKAKVLGRATRDIPCPMDILGYSPSQLKKVRPGTLLDEIVKNGIEIR, encoded by the coding sequence ATGGCTCAAGCAATCGATATCAGAGAAATCGTAGAGCATTACCTGCAGAACCTTGCCGCGCTGGGAGTACCCGTTCAGAAGGCATTTATCTTCGGATCGCAGGCATCAGGCCGCGCAGACGAAGACAGCGATATTGATCTCGCTGTAATTTCGCCATACTTTGAGCGAATGGGACTGTGGGATAAAGCAAAAGTACTGGGAAGAGCAACCCGCGACATCCCCTGCCCCATGGATATTCTGGGCTACTCGCCCTCCCAGTTGAAAAAGGTCCGTCCCGGGACGCTGTTGGACGAGATCGTCAAAAACGGCATCGAGATCCGTTAA
- a CDS encoding FG-GAP repeat domain-containing protein, with product MKRLSLLCAVLLVALSTASTLLAAQIRVYVSEFAITGAANKDELKSTLQTLFASRLSNDSVLSVDSPVGADVLVKGSYIAFGKIFSLDAVARDASGRVIARSFQQGESQDELIPAAGKLGQAMAAEIAEKIKPGVVMVPQPVAAPVAVPVSDVVRPSAPQAASDVIKASTTSDIVKPQNLTQTASGGWMSQRLTGTLIGIAAGKKADDGARDFYIADEQALRLYRKGDALKLVAEVSFSPRERVIGVDSADLDGDGTPEAYVTIMDGESLSSQVWVAEKNSLKRIAAKLPYYFRGIALEGANYTIYAQQMSTDADYYGDVYELVRNGDRFELKNPIKLPRFGYLYNFNRFRDASGSSYTAVINEDGYLIIYSAAGEELWRSADKFGGSETYFKREDLSKVIVTGDPFRWIFMEQRITVSPTGELIVPKNEGMFVVGNNRAYKKSSLYAFSWNGSSLDEVWHTKQSQNYLADYVYEPGAKEIVALEVVKKEGLLNKGTSIVTVKRLE from the coding sequence ATGAAACGACTTTCCCTTCTCTGCGCAGTTCTGCTTGTGGCCCTCTCAACGGCCTCAACTCTTCTTGCGGCCCAGATCAGGGTCTACGTGTCGGAATTCGCCATTACCGGCGCCGCCAACAAGGATGAATTGAAGTCAACGCTGCAGACGCTGTTCGCCTCGCGCCTGAGCAATGATTCGGTGCTTTCCGTGGATTCGCCCGTGGGAGCCGATGTACTGGTTAAGGGAAGCTACATCGCCTTCGGCAAGATTTTCAGCCTCGACGCAGTGGCCAGGGATGCAAGCGGCCGGGTCATCGCCCGCTCGTTCCAGCAGGGTGAAAGCCAGGATGAGTTGATTCCCGCGGCGGGCAAGCTGGGGCAGGCCATGGCGGCAGAGATCGCCGAAAAGATTAAACCGGGGGTGGTCATGGTACCGCAGCCGGTTGCAGCGCCGGTGGCGGTTCCTGTATCGGATGTGGTGCGCCCTTCAGCTCCGCAGGCAGCGTCCGATGTGATCAAGGCCTCCACCACAAGCGATATCGTGAAACCGCAGAATCTGACCCAAACCGCCTCCGGCGGCTGGATGAGCCAAAGGCTGACGGGCACCCTCATCGGCATTGCCGCCGGCAAAAAAGCGGATGACGGCGCCCGGGATTTCTACATTGCCGACGAACAAGCCCTGCGCCTCTATCGCAAGGGCGACGCCCTTAAGCTGGTGGCAGAAGTCTCCTTCTCCCCCCGCGAGCGGGTGATCGGGGTGGATTCCGCCGACCTTGACGGAGACGGGACGCCGGAAGCCTACGTTACCATCATGGATGGTGAGTCGCTCTCCTCCCAGGTGTGGGTTGCGGAAAAGAACTCCCTCAAGCGGATTGCGGCCAAGCTCCCCTATTATTTCCGGGGAATCGCCCTGGAAGGCGCCAACTACACGATCTACGCCCAGCAGATGAGCACCGATGCCGATTACTACGGCGACGTGTATGAACTGGTCAGAAACGGCGACCGCTTTGAACTGAAAAACCCCATCAAGCTCCCACGATTCGGTTACCTCTACAACTTCAACCGGTTCCGCGACGCTTCGGGCAGCAGTTATACCGCAGTCATCAATGAAGACGGCTATCTCATCATCTATTCCGCGGCCGGCGAGGAACTGTGGCGCAGCGCCGACAAATTCGGCGGCTCCGAGACGTATTTCAAGCGCGAAGACCTGTCCAAAGTCATAGTTACCGGAGATCCGTTCCGCTGGATTTTTATGGAGCAACGGATCACCGTTTCACCGACTGGCGAGCTGATCGTACCTAAAAATGAAGGGATGTTCGTCGTCGGCAACAACCGCGCCTACAAGAAGAGCAGCCTCTACGCCTTTTCCTGGAACGGTTCGTCCCTGGACGAAGTCTGGCACACCAAGCAAAGCCAGAACTACCTCGCCGACTATGTGTATGAGCCTGGCGCCAAGGAAATCGTGGCCCTCGAAGTCGTGAAGAAAGAGGGGCTCCTCAACAAGGGAACCAGCATCGTAACGGTAAAGCGGCTGGAATAG
- a CDS encoding ATP phosphoribosyltransferase regulatory subunit: MTDPVSIEAPLPKGVTDFLPEKADKIGYIEGKIRGVFELWGFRRIITPLLEFQDVMAIGLGEDLREKTFRFDDRQTGKLLAIPSDITPQVARIVATRMRNCPLPLRLYYLGRVLRHVELQSGRSREMFQAGVELIGLDSPEADAEMVAMAVEILKGLGFDEFKVDLGHVGFIRGVMAAAGLGDDSHRRLQEAIGKKDSSAVKAILETEPIADRVKEELAALPRLFGGREILAEAQKVATSDSSRKALDNIAQVLDILDIHGVSGHLTLDLGEVRGLDYHSGLTFEGFVTGIGEAVCSGGRYDNLTRRYGYPAPATGFAFNILALLNALEKRPDVEASKTRDILIFNLKDDRREALEIAQNLRARGYSTARDIIHRNFDDSLDYARRMNIRRMMVIGGDYCASDEVYIVRVADRKGTAVKITALAASDFSLNILP; encoded by the coding sequence TTGACAGATCCCGTTTCCATAGAAGCACCCCTTCCCAAGGGGGTAACCGACTTTCTCCCCGAGAAGGCCGACAAGATCGGCTACATCGAGGGTAAGATCCGCGGGGTATTCGAGCTCTGGGGCTTCCGGCGCATCATCACCCCGCTGCTGGAGTTCCAGGACGTTATGGCCATCGGCCTCGGCGAGGACCTCCGGGAAAAGACCTTCCGTTTTGATGACCGGCAGACCGGCAAGCTCCTGGCCATCCCTTCGGACATCACCCCCCAGGTGGCCCGTATCGTCGCAACCCGCATGCGGAACTGCCCCCTCCCCCTCCGTCTCTACTATCTTGGCCGGGTGCTTCGCCACGTGGAGCTCCAGTCGGGCCGAAGCCGCGAGATGTTCCAGGCCGGAGTCGAACTGATCGGTCTCGACTCACCCGAAGCCGACGCCGAAATGGTGGCAATGGCAGTGGAGATCCTCAAGGGCCTCGGTTTTGATGAATTCAAGGTCGATCTGGGCCATGTGGGCTTCATCCGCGGGGTCATGGCGGCTGCGGGACTTGGCGACGATTCGCACCGGCGGCTCCAGGAGGCGATCGGCAAGAAGGATTCCTCGGCGGTCAAGGCTATTCTCGAAACCGAGCCCATCGCAGACCGGGTCAAGGAAGAGCTTGCCGCACTGCCCCGGTTGTTCGGCGGGCGCGAAATCCTGGCCGAGGCTCAAAAGGTCGCTACCAGCGATTCTTCACGCAAAGCCCTGGACAACATCGCCCAGGTACTGGACATTCTCGATATTCACGGCGTTTCCGGCCACCTGACCCTTGACCTGGGTGAGGTTCGCGGGCTCGATTACCACAGCGGGCTCACGTTCGAGGGATTTGTTACCGGGATCGGCGAAGCGGTCTGCAGCGGCGGCCGGTATGACAACCTGACCCGGCGCTATGGCTATCCGGCCCCTGCAACAGGCTTCGCGTTCAACATCCTCGCTCTCCTGAACGCCCTTGAGAAACGCCCGGACGTTGAAGCGAGCAAAACCCGCGACATCCTCATCTTCAATCTCAAGGACGACCGCCGGGAAGCTCTTGAAATTGCCCAGAATCTCAGGGCACGGGGTTACTCCACCGCCCGCGACATCATCCACAGAAATTTCGATGATTCACTGGACTACGCGCGGCGGATGAACATACGCAGAATGATGGTTATCGGCGGCGATTATTGCGCCTCCGATGAAGTCTACATAGTACGGGTTGCGGACAGGAAGGGAACGGCCGTCAAAATAACCGCCCTTGCCGCAAGCGATTTTTCACTAAATATCCTTCCCTGA
- a CDS encoding adenylosuccinate synthase: MANVVVVGAQWGDEGKGKVVDIYTEHADDVVRYQGGNNAGHTLVVNGEKTVLHLIPSGILHKGKRCIIGNGVVLDPEVFIMEINRLKEKGRLQDDSALLVSESVHIIMPYHKMIDIAREAKSGDKKIGTTGRGIGPTYEDKIGRRGIRLMDLLDPVVFARKLRENLEEKNFILEKMLGEAPMSYDEIYAAYSGYAETLRKYVANTSLILSKDIKAGKKLLFEGAQGTLLDVDHGTYPFVTSSSTCSGGSCTGSGVSPRDIHEIIGISKAYVTRVGSGPFPTELLDDDGEKLRQTGGEFGATTGRPRRCGWFDAMVVRFAVQVNGLTGIALTKLDVLNDFDTIKVCTGYTYEGKPLEDLPANLAIFEKCQPVYEEIPGWKSDIRGARRFEDLPEKARQYVKRLEELVGCPIVLVSVGPGRDETITIRNPFA, translated from the coding sequence ATGGCAAACGTAGTAGTAGTTGGCGCCCAATGGGGCGATGAAGGAAAAGGCAAGGTCGTCGATATCTACACCGAACATGCGGATGATGTTGTTCGTTACCAGGGTGGAAACAATGCCGGCCACACCCTCGTGGTAAACGGCGAAAAAACCGTACTCCACCTCATACCGTCGGGAATTCTCCACAAGGGAAAGCGCTGCATCATCGGCAACGGCGTGGTGCTCGACCCGGAAGTTTTCATCATGGAGATCAACCGGTTAAAGGAAAAGGGACGCCTCCAGGACGACAGCGCCCTGCTGGTCAGCGAGTCGGTTCACATCATCATGCCGTACCACAAGATGATCGACATCGCCCGTGAAGCCAAGAGCGGCGACAAGAAGATCGGCACCACCGGCCGCGGCATCGGCCCCACCTATGAGGACAAGATCGGCCGGAGAGGCATCCGCCTCATGGACCTGCTCGATCCCGTGGTTTTTGCCCGCAAGCTCCGGGAGAACCTCGAAGAAAAGAATTTCATCCTCGAGAAGATGCTCGGCGAAGCCCCCATGTCTTACGACGAGATTTATGCCGCCTACAGCGGCTACGCGGAAACCCTGCGCAAATATGTCGCCAACACCTCGCTAATCCTCAGCAAGGATATCAAGGCCGGGAAAAAGCTCCTTTTTGAAGGTGCCCAGGGGACTCTTCTCGACGTGGATCACGGGACCTATCCGTTCGTCACTTCGTCCTCCACCTGCTCCGGCGGCTCTTGCACCGGCTCCGGCGTGAGCCCCAGGGACATCCACGAGATCATCGGCATCTCCAAGGCCTATGTTACGCGGGTAGGCAGCGGCCCCTTCCCCACCGAACTCCTCGACGACGACGGCGAAAAGCTTCGCCAGACCGGCGGCGAATTCGGCGCCACCACCGGCCGGCCACGGCGCTGCGGATGGTTCGACGCCATGGTGGTCCGGTTTGCAGTGCAGGTAAACGGCCTTACCGGCATAGCGCTCACCAAACTGGATGTGCTGAACGACTTCGACACCATCAAGGTTTGCACCGGCTACACCTACGAGGGAAAACCCCTTGAGGATCTGCCGGCCAACCTTGCGATATTCGAGAAATGTCAGCCTGTCTACGAAGAGATTCCCGGATGGAAGAGCGACATCAGGGGAGCACGCCGCTTTGAGGATCTGCCGGAGAAAGCGCGGCAGTATGTGAAACGGCTTGAAGAGCTGGTAGGATGCCCCATCGTCCTCGTCTCAGTCGGTCCGGGCCGCGACGAAACGATAACCATCCGAAACCCGTTCGCATAA
- a CDS encoding lytic transglycosylase domain-containing protein — protein MLIDTLINRPAAPESANAPADRSSSRESGTGLVFDELLAAGGVQPQTAKWVRASVAAAAELMRLDMMRSAFSIGDVDGVDSPPATGRAVELMLKSFAENGKEPVPMQAETSGSSTQEISDSSSVPSAELNSDNWLDDVVSRASRRYGVEVGLIKAVIKAESNFNPNAVSPVGARGLMQLMPATARGLGVTDSFDPEQNVMAGTRFLKDLLRRYDGNIDKALAAYNWGPGNVDRKPHLLPRETREYLVKVKGYYNQFA, from the coding sequence ATGTTGATCGACACCCTAATCAATCGTCCGGCGGCTCCTGAATCCGCCAACGCCCCGGCTGATCGGAGCTCTTCCCGTGAATCCGGCACCGGCCTCGTTTTTGACGAGCTGCTCGCTGCCGGGGGGGTACAGCCGCAAACCGCGAAGTGGGTGCGTGCTTCCGTTGCCGCCGCAGCGGAATTGATGCGTCTTGACATGATGCGGAGCGCTTTCAGCATCGGCGATGTCGACGGTGTTGACAGCCCGCCGGCAACGGGGCGGGCGGTGGAGCTCATGCTTAAAAGCTTTGCCGAAAATGGCAAGGAACCCGTTCCGATGCAGGCCGAGACGTCCGGTTCGTCAACTCAGGAAATTTCCGACTCATCCTCCGTGCCTAGTGCGGAGTTGAACAGCGATAACTGGCTCGATGACGTAGTCAGCCGCGCATCGCGCCGTTATGGTGTCGAGGTGGGACTCATCAAGGCGGTGATAAAGGCGGAGAGCAATTTCAATCCCAATGCCGTCTCCCCCGTTGGCGCCAGGGGACTCATGCAGCTCATGCCGGCCACTGCCCGTGGCCTTGGGGTTACCGACTCCTTTGACCCCGAGCAGAACGTCATGGCCGGGACCAGGTTTCTCAAGGATCTTCTGCGCCGCTATGACGGAAACATCGACAAGGCCCTTGCCGCTTACAACTGGGGGCCCGGCAATGTCGACAGGAAACCACATCTCCTCCCCCGTGAAACCCGCGAGTATCTCGTCAAGGTAAAGGGTTATTACAATCAGTTTGCCTGA
- a CDS encoding sigma-54-dependent transcriptional regulator, with translation MDTPRLLIADDDKKTRDFVAAFLKYKGYEVVQACDGQDALDKLETEEVHLVITDLMMPRVNGLEFVKKLKAMRPGTVIIAYSAFGNYEMASNLLKAGVFFYLEKPFNLDELETHVKRGLEHQSLQSQTYRTKPAIKNRALIPNIIGESSKMLSLFELIEKVAESDSTVLIQGESGTGKELVARAVHDLSTRKTRNFVPVNCAAIPDELLESELFGHVKGSFTGAVANRIGRFEMADRGTLFLDEIGDMKLNLQVKLLRVLQNRELEPVGATRPKKIDVRIIAATNQNLEKLVATKQFREDLYYRLSVIPIFIPPLRERREDIPLLVNSFLERFNRNKKSKVKGIDSDAMELLAHYDWPGNVRELENLVERLVILKGFGSIGVNDLPEKFSGITIAPAAESVTLPDSGICLNTVVEEFENNLILQALKKTGGNKKEAALLLNLKRTTLIEKLKKRRLDTIATPFA, from the coding sequence ATGGATACGCCACGATTGCTCATTGCCGACGACGATAAAAAAACTCGCGATTTTGTTGCGGCTTTCCTTAAGTACAAAGGGTACGAGGTGGTGCAGGCCTGTGATGGTCAGGATGCCCTCGACAAGCTGGAGACCGAGGAGGTTCATCTCGTTATAACAGACTTGATGATGCCTCGGGTGAACGGTCTCGAGTTCGTCAAAAAACTGAAAGCCATGCGACCCGGCACCGTCATCATAGCCTATAGTGCTTTCGGCAACTATGAAATGGCTTCAAATCTCCTGAAAGCGGGAGTGTTCTTCTACCTGGAAAAACCTTTCAATCTGGATGAGCTCGAGACCCATGTGAAGAGGGGGCTTGAGCACCAGTCGCTCCAGAGCCAGACCTACCGGACCAAACCGGCCATCAAAAACCGTGCTCTCATCCCCAATATCATCGGCGAAAGCTCGAAAATGCTTTCTCTTTTTGAGTTGATCGAGAAAGTAGCCGAATCCGATTCCACGGTCCTCATCCAGGGGGAGTCGGGGACGGGGAAAGAGCTGGTGGCCCGTGCGGTTCATGATCTGAGCACCCGTAAAACCCGCAACTTTGTCCCGGTCAACTGTGCCGCCATTCCGGACGAACTTCTCGAAAGCGAGCTGTTCGGCCATGTGAAGGGCTCTTTTACCGGCGCTGTGGCAAATAGGATCGGCCGTTTCGAAATGGCAGACCGCGGCACGCTTTTCCTTGATGAAATCGGCGACATGAAGCTTAACCTCCAGGTAAAGCTCCTCCGCGTGCTTCAGAATCGCGAACTGGAGCCGGTTGGCGCCACCCGTCCCAAGAAGATTGACGTACGGATTATTGCAGCCACCAATCAGAACCTGGAAAAACTCGTTGCCACCAAGCAGTTCCGTGAAGATCTCTATTACCGCCTCTCGGTCATACCCATCTTCATTCCGCCGCTCCGGGAGCGCCGTGAAGATATCCCGCTTCTGGTCAACTCATTCCTGGAGCGCTTCAACCGCAACAAGAAGAGCAAGGTCAAGGGGATTGATTCCGACGCCATGGAACTCCTTGCCCATTACGACTGGCCCGGCAACGTGCGCGAGCTGGAAAACCTGGTGGAGCGTCTTGTTATCCTCAAGGGATTCGGTTCCATCGGCGTCAATGACCTCCCCGAAAAATTTTCCGGCATTACCATAGCCCCCGCAGCGGAAAGTGTTACCCTTCCGGATTCAGGCATTTGTCTCAATACCGTGGTGGAAGAGTTCGAAAACAACCTCATCCTTCAGGCGCTCAAGAAGACCGGCGGCAACAAGAAAGAAGCCGCGCTGCTTCTGAATCTCAAGCGAACCACCCTCATCGAAAAATTAAAAAAGAGGAGACTCGATACAATTGCCACACCTTTTGCATAA
- a CDS encoding chemotaxis protein CheW gives METALQTKVEESRNELIQLVSFKLEQEEYGVNVLKVREIIRMPSITRVPNTPHYIEGVINLRGKVIPIISMRKRFNLPEGETSNQTRIMVIDMEGELMGFVVDAVSEVIRISESEIQPPPAVVNSAIEQECLAGVINQTDRLLFFLNLEKLVSREERQLFSGIM, from the coding sequence ATGGAAACCGCCCTTCAGACCAAAGTTGAAGAATCGAGGAACGAACTGATCCAGCTCGTGAGTTTCAAGCTGGAGCAGGAGGAATACGGGGTGAACGTACTCAAGGTACGTGAAATTATCCGCATGCCGAGCATCACCCGCGTCCCCAACACGCCCCACTATATTGAGGGTGTCATCAACCTGCGGGGCAAGGTGATCCCCATCATCTCCATGCGCAAGCGCTTCAATCTCCCGGAGGGGGAAACCAGCAACCAGACCAGGATCATGGTTATAGATATGGAAGGCGAGCTGATGGGGTTCGTGGTCGATGCGGTCTCCGAGGTGATAAGAATATCCGAGAGCGAGATACAGCCGCCGCCGGCTGTGGTGAACAGCGCCATTGAGCAGGAGTGTCTGGCCGGCGTAATCAACCAGACCGATCGGCTCCTCTTCTTCCTGAACCTGGAAAAACTAGTCTCCCGTGAAGAGCGGCAGCTTTTCAGCGGTATAATGTGA
- a CDS encoding chemotaxis protein CheA: protein MAIECEDQELLEGFLTETFELLEKLDDDLVALEKAPADTELMNSIFRSIHTVKGASSFLGFELLVKVTHKTEDVLNRMRRGELEVTPEIMDVILEAVDLVKLLVSDIKGGDIVEREIDETIGKLLPFLSENAKEATVLKQSPPAAATTPPVVDETPPAPQEPLETHTQESVETAAQPAPEPAPTPDTAPVKAPEAPPRAKTAPPPAPRDDKKGDDLSDNSTVRVDVKRLDDLMNQVGELVLERNRMMQLNTDFQGGDDTIFGEEFSKLSKRISFVTSELQMQVLKMRMIPVEKVFKKFPRIVRNMARDLGKDVDLVILGEETELDRSVVDEIGDPLIHLIRNAMDHGLETPDERVAAGKPRKGTLILSAAHEGNQIVISIKDDGKGINTDVVARKAKEKGLVTDEQLAAMGQRELMDLIFLPGFSTKEKATDLSGRGVGMDVVRTNIKKLNGIIDIRSELGQGSEFILKLPLTLAIIQSLLVEVEDETYSLPLAAVMETLRVDEREFHTIGDQEVLKLRDSVLPLMRLQKIFNVAPSSKSRTACYVVVVGVAEKRVGLVVSRLLGQQEVAIKSLGKYLANLPGIAGSTILGDGRVTLIIDPAGLLENSDGGGSGRMAA, encoded by the coding sequence ATGGCGATAGAGTGCGAAGACCAAGAACTTCTTGAAGGTTTTTTGACCGAAACGTTTGAGTTACTCGAAAAACTCGACGACGACCTGGTTGCCCTGGAGAAAGCTCCTGCGGACACGGAGCTCATGAACAGCATCTTCCGGTCGATTCATACGGTTAAGGGAGCATCGAGCTTCCTGGGCTTTGAGCTCCTCGTGAAAGTAACCCACAAGACAGAGGACGTCCTGAACCGCATGCGTCGCGGCGAGCTTGAGGTGACGCCTGAAATCATGGATGTGATTCTGGAGGCGGTTGACCTGGTGAAGCTCCTGGTGAGCGACATCAAGGGTGGCGACATCGTCGAGCGAGAGATCGACGAGACCATCGGCAAACTCCTCCCCTTCCTCTCGGAAAACGCCAAGGAAGCAACCGTACTGAAGCAATCGCCCCCCGCGGCAGCAACCACTCCGCCCGTGGTGGATGAAACACCGCCGGCGCCCCAGGAGCCCCTGGAAACCCATACACAGGAAAGCGTGGAAACGGCTGCTCAACCCGCGCCAGAGCCCGCCCCAACCCCTGACACGGCACCGGTCAAGGCCCCAGAGGCGCCACCCCGCGCCAAAACTGCCCCGCCCCCTGCACCCAGGGATGACAAGAAGGGCGACGACCTGTCCGACAACTCCACGGTCCGGGTTGATGTGAAGCGGCTTGACGATCTTATGAACCAGGTGGGGGAGCTGGTCCTGGAACGCAACCGGATGATGCAGCTCAACACCGACTTCCAGGGGGGCGATGACACCATCTTCGGCGAAGAGTTCAGCAAACTCTCCAAGCGTATCAGCTTCGTCACCTCGGAACTCCAGATGCAGGTTCTCAAGATGCGGATGATCCCGGTGGAAAAGGTGTTCAAGAAGTTTCCACGCATCGTACGCAACATGGCCAGGGATCTGGGCAAAGATGTGGACCTGGTGATCCTTGGCGAGGAGACGGAACTGGACAGGTCGGTGGTGGACGAAATCGGCGATCCGCTGATACACCTGATTCGCAATGCCATGGATCACGGTCTGGAGACCCCCGACGAACGGGTTGCAGCAGGCAAGCCCCGCAAGGGGACCCTTATCCTCTCGGCAGCCCACGAGGGGAACCAGATCGTCATCAGCATCAAGGATGACGGCAAGGGAATAAACACCGATGTCGTTGCCAGAAAAGCCAAGGAGAAAGGGTTGGTGACCGACGAGCAGCTTGCCGCCATGGGGCAGCGCGAGCTTATGGATCTGATTTTCCTCCCCGGCTTCTCCACCAAGGAAAAGGCCACCGACCTCTCGGGGCGTGGCGTCGGCATGGACGTGGTCCGGACCAATATTAAAAAGCTGAACGGCATCATCGACATCCGCAGCGAGCTTGGGCAGGGGTCGGAGTTCATCCTGAAGCTTCCCCTCACCCTGGCCATCATCCAGTCGCTTCTGGTGGAGGTGGAGGATGAAACCTACTCGCTCCCCCTGGCGGCAGTAATGGAGACGCTTCGGGTGGACGAGCGGGAATTTCACACCATTGGCGACCAGGAGGTGCTGAAGCTGCGCGATTCGGTGCTCCCGCTGATGCGGCTGCAGAAAATTTTCAATGTGGCGCCGAGTTCGAAAAGCCGGACCGCCTGCTACGTGGTCGTGGTGGGTGTGGCGGAAAAGCGCGTCGGGCTTGTGGTTTCGCGGCTTCTGGGACAGCAGGAGGTGGCGATCAAGTCCCTCGGCAAGTACCTGGCAAATCTCCCCGGCATTGCCGGCTCCACCATACTCGGTGACGGGCGGGTAACGCTCATCATTGACCCGGCGGGACTTCTTGAAAACAGCGACGGAGGCGGAAGCGGCCGCATGGCGGCCTGA
- a CDS encoding CheR family methyltransferase — translation MTLSDKDFEFFRDFIYNHCGMYFHSSKKYFLESRLSRRLEATNAPSLIAYMGMLKDTRTKSDEMLKLLDEITTNETCFFRNPPQLKALENVFLPEVVATKGKIGFRKLRIWSAGSSSGEEAYTMAMLLLEKRTSILKDWIIEIVGTDISETILAQARDGVYTAYSVRNTPDFYKKKYFREEAGGRFVLSPDVKKLVTFSHLNLYEDAKMVFMKSFDFIFCANVLIYFDLASKTKVVQHYYNNLQPYGYFFVGQSESLHGVNDKFKTVHFPGGFAYKK, via the coding sequence GTGACACTCTCCGACAAGGATTTCGAATTCTTCAGGGACTTCATTTACAATCACTGCGGAATGTACTTTCATTCAAGCAAGAAGTATTTCCTGGAAAGCCGCCTTTCCCGCCGCCTTGAGGCGACCAACGCACCCAGTCTCATTGCGTATATGGGAATGTTGAAGGATACCCGGACCAAATCCGACGAAATGCTGAAGCTTCTGGATGAAATCACCACCAACGAGACCTGCTTCTTTCGCAACCCTCCCCAGTTGAAGGCCCTGGAAAATGTTTTTCTCCCCGAAGTCGTGGCGACCAAGGGGAAAATAGGCTTCCGCAAACTCAGGATATGGAGCGCCGGCTCGTCATCGGGCGAAGAGGCCTACACCATGGCCATGCTTCTCCTGGAAAAACGCACTTCGATTCTTAAGGACTGGATCATAGAGATCGTGGGAACCGATATCAGCGAAACGATCCTGGCCCAGGCGCGGGATGGGGTCTACACCGCTTACTCGGTACGCAACACCCCGGATTTCTACAAGAAAAAATACTTCCGCGAAGAGGCCGGCGGACGTTTTGTCCTCTCGCCCGACGTGAAGAAACTGGTAACCTTCAGCCATCTGAACCTCTACGAAGACGCAAAAATGGTCTTCATGAAGAGCTTCGACTTCATCTTCTGCGCCAACGTCCTCATCTACTTCGACCTGGCGTCCAAAACCAAGGTGGTTCAGCACTATTACAACAACCTTCAGCCCTACGGCTACTTCTTCGTGGGGCAGTCCGAATCCCTGCACGGCGTAAACGACAAGTTCAAAACGGTCCATTTCCCCGGCGGATTTGCGTACAAAAAGTGA